A segment of the Arachis hypogaea cultivar Tifrunner chromosome 5, arahy.Tifrunner.gnm2.J5K5, whole genome shotgun sequence genome:
GTCGTTttcataactttttttatttttatttttaattttttatagtgcCAATCTTAAAAAGAGAGTGACAAACTAAAGTGAAAACAGTGAATATGATCTTATTGTGATATGGTGTTGATAATAAAAAGAGAAGAATAATATTGACATTTTAGTATAATTGTGATTTGTGTGTGTATTGTGTTGTgtattatttatcaaataaaccaaaaaattgTGTATTATTATATCTATGTTTATTTGTGTATTTATGtctctatcttttctttttcacctATTAACCAAACAAAGTCTTATTATGTATTGCATGCATGCGACACAATCCAGCTAGAGTGATTTTGATCCGCATAGGAGAACTTGTTGTTGAGATCAGTGTTGATAAAAATAGAGCTTTGTTAAGGTTATGAAATTAAACACCAAAACTTCAAGAAAGCATCAAGCACAATGCTTAAGAGGGAAATAAAACCAAGCCCTCCACCTCTACCACATCTTGTTAAGGGCACACAGGGACAATAAAGTAATAATTGAGATATAGCAGCATTGGAAAAAATTGTCGCTAAAAAAGCGATCACAATTAAATCGTCTCTATTTGCTGGATTTTTTCTGTAGAGGGCGAACGAGAAGTGAAAATGGATTAAGTCGAGTTGAACTAAATTTTAGTTTAGACGAAATAACCCATGCTATGAATATATGGTCAAAGTTTAGGCATGTTAGTCTTTATAGATATTTTTTCATGTTCAAGCtcgattttttgaaaaaatttgttttgtgaattataactcattgttttgtgaattataactcaaaaaaTCTAAATTgacattaaatatattttaaaatttatgatttttatctttaaattataaattatttatatatcaatcATTAATCACATATTATAACTatacttataatttataaatataaaattttatttcaagaaaaaagaaaaaaaagctacgatctttattaattttgactattgatttttgttttgttttgtcttGGATTTATTACGAGTGGATAGTTGAAAAATTAAACTATGAATAATTTacttttgagtttaattttgatgaattgtgtaaaatattttatacagttaTGCAATCATAACCGTTCATTTGGATGACCATTCACGTAATCAATgtaaaagatagttatttttgttaatatgacGTTATATGATtgaatgtatatataaaataattttacattgaCAGTACATCAAAGTTAAATTCTTTACTTTTACAAAATAATATTTCAACAAGTCAATCCAACAAATTTCATATATAGGTTTTTTTAAAGCCTATAATCTAGCCTTTTGAACTATTAGGTTTTACAAAAGTCTAAATCTAACCccctttttttaaaaagatattaagTCTagataaaaaaaaggataaatacTGTTTTGATTCCTAACGtttagggtcagaatcgaaatcgtccccaacgtaattttttatttagaatcatctTTAAtgttttttcgtattaaaatcgttctttttaataaaattttttattttattactaaaatacccctatcctaataaaaaaattataaaactaaaaaaagaaaaggacGCGAGAGGAGAAGGGAGAAAGGAAAGAGAAAAGGACGTGAGGAGGGGATTGGAGgaaaaggggaaagggagagggggaaggggaaggggggagcCCCGACATCACAATGCCATCGTCGTGAATCCCAATGCCGTTGCCGCCACCTTTAGGTCCTTCGCCACCGAACACGAGCCAGCGAGAGAGGAAAttcaaaaaagagagagagaaagtgccGATGGAGGGGAAGAGGCCGCCACCACCATCGCGACACCTACCTTGTCGCTAGTCCGCCCACGAGCCGCCGCCAGCATAACCGCGAACAGAAGAAGACGTCGCGGGCGTTCATGCATGCTTCTGCCGCCGTGGAGTGCGTTGCCGGAAGGGGAACCCGACGCGAGGAGGGCTGCGcgcgaaggagagagagagggatccGAAGCTGAGCTGGGTTCCTACCACTGCCAATCTGCCCAGTCGCCACTGCCAGATGCATCTGCTTCTTCTTATGCTTCTGCGTCTatgtttgtttttgcttttgctTTGTTACTGCTTTGCTTCTGCTTCCGATCCTACTTCTGCATCTGCATCTGTATCTGCTTCTACATCTGCatctgcatctgcttcttcttctgctttggcttctgcatttgcttcttcttctgcataTGCATTTTCTTCTGCTTAtgcatttgcttttattttatttttgcttctgattctgattttgtgtgttgattttattgttgaatttgatgttgattcTAAATTTCatgttgttgaatttgatgttgtttcTGCTTCTGAATTTGATTCTGATTCTGAGTATTAGTATTTGATGGGAGTAAGGGAAGTGGTGGTTAGGGGATAGAAACaggccaggctttgctcttaaTATGCCTAGCCTATCATATAGTCAATTGGTCTAAACTTGGCCTGTAGCCTGCTATATACTTTTTTAAAGTACTAAATCTGGCTTGTTATTCAAACTGGCCTGACTTGAAGCCAGTTAAaaggcctgataattttttttacaaaaataaaaatattatttaaaaaaattattttttaataaacatttatatgtaatatctcatatttaatatttataaaaaattaaattttaaagtatttaaaatatataaaactatttataattaaatataataaatttaaaatatctcataattttggtaataataaaaaaattatttatatatataattatgtattaacagACTCAGGCAAGCCTGACAAGCCAATAAGATTAACTAGTGAGTCTGGACTTGGCCTATTAACATACTTGAGCCTGTGTCTATTTTATAATAGGCCACACAAGGCCAGGCCAAACGCAGGCCAGGCTACAGGTCCCTAGCAAGCCGCCTGTCCTTTTTCCACCCCTAGTGGTGGTGGTGAAGTAAGGGAGGTGCTGATGGTGGTAAAAGGTATTTTTGtcggtaaaaaattaaaaagacgattttaatacgaaataaaatgttaaggacgattctaaataaaaaattacgttggGGACGGTTTCGATTTTGACCCTAAacattagggaccaaaacaatatttattcctaaaaaaataaatattaaatacatacaaaaatagtatgtgtatataaaaaattagttatcaaataaattattatgtatttgtatataaatacatgtatttttaatttttttaatttatattttatattttaatatatattttatataaatgattgatttaatgatttttttttatccgtaacatatatgtatataatacaaTTGTTCATTTAAAGATGCATGTTGAAACAACATCGTAAGTACAATAATCTACTATGAGCTTTATATTCACATGAATGTTCCTTGGGGTATTAATGGCTATAAGATTTTGAATCAGCAGGGGTCATCAGTTTTCGACTTGATTGTTTTCCAACTAAGAATTAGTTTGGAACAGCGGCATAATTAATAATCTGTTTAATTTCTTTGTGACTCTTCTAAGGTTTGTTTGCTGGAATATGGATTTCAAAAGAAGTTGGTAATCCCAGAATCTTCAGGCTGAAGTAATTAATTTCCTGCTCTTTCTGAAGAATTGTATACAACAATGTTATATATAGCTGCTTGATTTCATTATCTACAATCCCATTATTGCAACGAAAATTAAACCAGCTGGAAAGCAATGAAAAATATATAGATAGAAACAAAAATACAACTACTAATTGGCCAATTTTACTGTTCAAAATCAATGACCTTATATGAAAAGGTCTCATGGATAGCCTTACGGATATATAGCCATCTATAACAAACTAGTCTACCAAACTCTTGTTTAAGATCTGTTGGATCACTTTAATATGCTAAATATACTAGATTTGATATTGTTTTTTCGGTTAACAAAGTAAGCCAATATATACACTCTCCTTTTATTATTCATTGGCAATGGCGTTAAAAGAATGCTATGGCACTTTGCTGGAATCATTAATCATGGACTAAACTTTCATCCTAGCACTAATTTTAGACTCTATGTTTGTTTTCTCTAATTCAAATTGGGATTCTGATCTTAACGATAGACGCAACACTTGTGGATATTGTGTTTATTTAGGAGATAACTTTGTATCATGGTCTAGTAGAAAGCAAGAAGTTATAAGCAGATCTAGTGTCGAAGCAGAATACAGAGGCCTAGCAGCTGTGGATTCTGAACTCATTTGGATGTAGAATTCACTTATTGAACTTCATATTCGAATACCAACACCCCCTACTATTTATTGTGACAATATTagtgttttgatgattgatgtcAATCCCATTTTGATTTTGCATCACAAAACCAAACACTTCAAGTTGAATCTTCATTTTGTAAGGGATAGAgtcaacatcaagaacaactacacATAGTTCACATATCAACATTAGATCAAATTGCATATTTATTTACCAAACTTTTATCCCTTGTTGGCCTTGAACGTTTTAGGATAAACTCAAGATCATTTCAAGACTGATCATGAGTTTAAAGGAGGGTGACAAGGGTAAAGATTAAGAATGTGTGTTACTTTCTTAAATTTTAAGTTAACTCTCTAATTCTCCATGTTTTTATCAACTACTATAAATATATAGCATATCTTTTCATGTGATGTAATCAATCTTACCTTAGTTCAATAAACAAATACTTTATACTCTCAATTACAATTTCTTACGTTAATCCTCTATTGATGATCATCAATTTCTTCCTCTGCTTCTAGATCCTTTCAATTTTCTTCAACTCCCATCACTTCCATCCATCAATAACAAAGACATATACAAATTAATTCAAATACTACTGAGTTTGAAGCATATATACAGAAAAAATTTAATGAAGAACACACTGCTAGCATTAGTCGTCCTTCTTGTTCTCATTGCCCTGAGCATTCAACCATTGCTTGGTGAAGCTGATGCTTCACCCGAACGAGTGGTTGACGCTTCTAGAAGAAGCTCCGAGTGGGATCAAAATACTATATTGTCCCTGCCATGTTCTGAGTTTAAGGtgtatttcatattttattttcaatgagCGGGATCAATAAATTACCATGGCTTAGTTTTAAGtcttattttagtttagtttaagtTAAATCCCAACCGCTCAATCAAATTATACTGAAGGCTTAGATTGTGTGAGAGGAGAAACAGAATCAGTTAATTCTGTTCCTACGATTGGTGCTGAAATAGGAAAGTTAGTTGAGTCATCAACGGCTAGTTACCTTATATAGTTAGATAGTTTAGCTAGTTTAGGAGTAATAATCAAAGTAAATTAAAGCACGTTTTATTGAGGAGTTTTACTAATACATTGATGAGTCCATTATTTGATCCATCAGAAAATTTTACTCTCTCACACAAGAAaactgaaaaaagaagaaagaaagaaaggccTAGCAAGCTGGTCTCTGCCATTGTTTTATTTATTGGCTAATTAGAGCTTAATTAATTAAGCCTTCTTGAACATGACCTTGAAAGTTGGAACCTGATCGCTGAGAGACAAGTGCTTGGTGCCATCAGAGTCGGTGAAAATGCCAAGAGGCCTACACAGAGTGGAGCAGTTACAAACAGAAGGACAAAAAGAGAGGTTATAGTCTTTGCCGTCCTTCTCAATCTTGAACCAGTTGACAACGGTGTTGACGCCAGGGTTTCCGGCAACGCCGTCGGTGCTTATGAACCACACGCCGCTCAGCACCTTGAGAAGCCTCCACACGGATGACTCCTTGCACTTTGGTGCTGACGTGGACTTGATGTTGAGATCCGTGGAAGTTAGAATAACGCCATCTTTGTTGGGAGTGGAAGGTGTGAAGGTCACTGGTGTGCCACGTGTCACTTCGAGCTTGTCTTGCAAGACGTAGATTGGACACGTGCTGTTCACGCTGCTTCCGACGGTTAAGCCACCGCCTCTGCCTCTGAGAACTGGCAGAATGAAGTATTTGACTCCGCTTCTGAGTTTCTGACCGGTTACGTCGAGAACTGGTTCCGCTGCTGATGCTGCCATTCCTATCATCATGGCAGAGCATATCATGATTGCTGCGAGTGATAATGAGGacttcatttttgttttcaaatattTGTGCTCTATTAATGTGGATAGGACTTAGGAGTATAATAAAAAGCGGTGTTGTTAGATGTAATGTGCTTTTCTGTGTTTTGAGTATGTATGTGAATAATGGAAATTGATACATCTATTAATAGTGTTTTTGGGTGGAAGTGGAACCATGTTAATTATATTCGTCAACTTGGACTATAAGGAtcgatgttttattttatttgcatcatTGCATTCTCActgataaaaattatttttagtgctcattaatattaattttaaaactaataaaaataatctctaatatatTTAGAGTTCAGATGTTCGGAAGAATGGTAAATCAGGTGAAGTAAAGGTAAGTACAATCAAGTGAGATAGGATCTAGATTTGGGTGCGAGTTTTTGGGATGAGATGATCGATCGAATTGTCGATGTGTCGACGGATAGAATTACCTGCAAAGATACTCCAATAttaaatttagtatatatatcaAGAGGCAGTTAAGAAATATGATGTATCACTAAAAAGGTAAGTCTCTTCCTATTTATATTTGGATAGACTCATTTTCTTAAACTCATTCATCtaaaaatttttacaaattgtCCAAATTTTTTATAGATCACGAGATAACACGTGGATCACCTCTAACCATCAGTCGAATACCGACGAATCAAAAATTATAAGTAGATCCATAGCCGTTGTTGAATCGAATCAGaatatttactaataattaaatattgatcaATGTCATCTTATATTTTGTctaaaatattttagtaataattatataatttttgataaaaaaattttaataatcacaaaaaatatataattattattgtaatatatagtaataatcataactatatatataattatcgtaaaatataagttaaataaaatatgtaataattattatattattattaataaaagtttgtcattaaaaataatttttgttgtaaTGGGATGGCTAACCTAATTACTAAGCAATACAGTGACATACATGGACATATGTAggcatgagttttttttttttttttaaaacaaagaaatCTTTGGAATAATGGTGCACGGGAAGGTCATAATATATGGACacttaaattaagaataaaagcgGATAGAGATAGAGAATGattttttatctttactttttaaatataaaaaaataacacttctcctttttgataaatattatgtccatctttatttataaaagatataCTCTTTTGTAGGATTAAATTATCATATTTTTTAGTCtatttaactaaaatattattcaataattattataattatatataaattaataattattattttattgattaaaataatatttttatttaaaaaatttatttattttatattatcacataatagaaatatattttaactttttacaaaagtattaattttaatttttatattcgaTAATTagtgataaaatattaaaaacaaataaaatttattacataaataataaatatatattattctatattattactaatttatatatatatatatatagctataaTAATTATTCATAAATATTTTGATGAAACAGCGTAAAGAATAAACTATTTTAGTCTTACAAATAAATATACatttactaataaaaatatacaaaataatatacataaaaataatacaaaataatattcaTCATtcagataaaaatatttaaaataattttttaaaaatatttttaaataattaaaatttaatacatataatagattaaactatattatttttattaaaaatagattaaataaattgatttaaaaaaatcaataaattataccttaaatcgatctaaattaatatttttttataaaaaataattaaaatatatttattataaaaaattattaaaatattattattattattattattattattattattattattatatattttaaaaattctaaattttaatatttttttctctattattatagagttagaatttagaatttttaaaattaaaaaatatatatataataataatattttagttattttttataataggattattatagttattttttataaaaaaatattaatttaaattaatttaaagtttaatttattaattttttggtcaaattaatttatctgatttaattttaacaaaaataacacaatttaattaattatatatattaaattttaattaataaaaaatatcttaaaaattattttaaacatttttatctGACTCCTAATTAATAACATTATTCCACCTCCAAATAATATCAATGGAATGCAGGTGTGTAATAGTGAGAAAAAAGGTTTGAGTGCGCAAAGGTGTTTTATACTTTTATCTATTCTCACTTCTCAGAGTGTGATGGCCAACACTATCCATGTGAAAGTGTGAACTCATATGACTAGCATCATTGCACCGAACGTGCGTATGCTTTATTTTAGAAATATTATATTAGCTCAACTTATTATACATTATGAAAACATGcccaaattaatatataatatattaatatctgAACGAATAATTGTGTGAATGATCGAtccataaaataataattatgagaggccaccTTGCTTAATTATGAGAAGCCACTTTGCTTGACCACTTTAGATCTATAATACGCGTTGGCCAATGGCCATGATCATATATGTCTAGGAGAAACTTTACCACTGAtgttagagacaaaaaaaaattattagttattaaaataactaataaatattaaataaaataaattttaattaatttttgttaatttattttaattactaaatattTCGAATTTCTACTTTATATTTACTGTTACACTTGTTATCAGCATAGTTAGATACCCGTATATattgtttttacttttaatttatcaaactaaAAACATAATTAAGCCAATTCATCATCAGTTAACTCATGAATAATAGAATGAAAGAGTATTATCATTTTATTTCTACTAGGGTATCTAGTAATATTGttttacattattaaattttattttaagttattGAAAAGAGCAGCTTTGtttttagattattattattattattctttcatTTCCTTTTAACTAAATCCATCGCATAtagaaaatatatacaaatatatgtgTGAAAATAACATTACGTTAAGGAAAAAATATACACCAATTTAAGAGGCTTTCCGATATTCCATTATAGCAAGCTCCtcctttaatatttatttttaaaatgaattaaaatcatGTAACATGACTATCTTATCCAAAACATATGTGAATACTGAATAGTAGTGCTTAGATGTGATCTAGGCATGTAATAGCTGTCTTTTGTATCTTTCCACgggaaaaaacaaaaatactaattaaGGCAAGGATTTGTCCAATATAACGTTAATTATTAGATACCCCCAGGCTCACTATATTAAATATTCATATAATAACTAAAGATGGCTCCACTTTAATAGTTTAATTTATCATTTAGTCTTATTTGTTAGTAGCATTTAATggcaaaaaaataatgaaaagttaaattaaatattaaaattttataaaaataaaaaccaaaaaataagttTACAATATATatctaaaacaaaaaagaaaataaaaatttgcaAGAATTGAAAATGTATAGCCCTTATTATCATAACACTTGTATATGTTTAGCACCGCCAATATTATTCGTTCATTACTTTTTACAACCACCAAAGAAAGAGTAACTTATTTAGACGCCTATTTTGAGTTGTTTGGAAAGTTGCAGAAgttattttttctgatttttaaattataaaaaggtACGGTATGCGTGTTtggtattattttaaaaaaaaataattttttaaaaaattaatttataattttttaaaaaaataaaaatatatgacctcgacaaattattttattatttttataaaaaaaatgaccttaaaataagaaaatttatttttatttttgactttataaaaaatattgaaaatactAAGTCCATTattattttcacccaaaacttcaTATGTTAGAAGTATGAGTTTTTTACCATTATTTTTACGTAATGATTTATGCTTAAAATATTGATCCTCCattactattttaaaaataatattctatctGAATTATTTattgcatatattttttttatttttttattattttattactctatttttattattaaatttatatttaatattgtgTATggtataaaatttcaattttaattttatttttgtcatataattttatttttatatagctactattatttttatagttaattatagcAAATTCTTGACCCCAATAAAAGAGGAgggaattttaataaaagtaaaaaaaataaaaaaagcaataacaaaatatacattgacatatatttcatatttattttttatttttatctaccaTATCATATAAGAACACTATTATGAGTGAAGATGAAGTAGAAGAACCAGTTTCTacctaaaaaataaaactaataagagagcaaataaaaaattaattacctaaACAATTGTAATCTTAGTGATTAGGTTAtagaaaatcaatatttaatattaaaaagtattttttatcatcgttgttttaatatctattttttgtgaaaaaaaatgtattttttaaattatttatccaaaTGCTACAcctttaaaataaatacttttataactaaaaattcaaacataaaataacttatttataaactattattaataaaaatcattatattttaaacttttttttcaaaaaaatttatttaagttatttattcaaATTGAGCCTTTATCATACACTCACTTAAAGTTAATGAGATAGATTATTATAGATTCAATcattttcaattatttaatttctccATATATCGCTATTGATGAATATGCAAATATGATTACTTGATTTTCGAGTTAAAATTTTgttaacaaattttcaaaaaaatttgttaataaGGTAGGTTATTATTGCAACTTATTTTGAAACTTCGAAAGTTTTAatcattatttaatatatatttttacatttaacatTTTAATAAGTGTCCTTAACAACATTTGGTTAGCTAAAACCCTTGTTTGAGTAATtggaaa
Coding sequences within it:
- the LOC112801856 gene encoding kunitz trypsin inhibitor 5, producing the protein MKSSLSLAAIMICSAMMIGMAASAAEPVLDVTGQKLRSGVKYFILPVLRGRGGGLTVGSSVNSTCPIYVLQDKLEVTRGTPVTFTPSTPNKDGVILTSTDLNIKSTSAPKCKESSVWRLLKVLSGVWFISTDGVAGNPGVNTVVNWFKIEKDGKDYNLSFCPSVCNCSTLCRPLGIFTDSDGTKHLSLSDQVPTFKVMFKKA